The genomic interval CTAAATTTTTAAGCAATAACCACCCTATCTCGATTGCGTCCTGCTTTGACAAAAGCAAATTTAACTCCCGTCTGAAACGTCGTTTGGTATCTTCAAAATTCTCCTCCATCTCAGGCTTTACTTTAAAAGATGTCTGATATACCTCTCTTTGCTTCCAGCTGCGGGTGGGCTTTTCTTTTTTGGTTTCGCGGTCAGTTTTTTCCGGCTTTTCTATTTCAGTATTATCTGATTTTTTATCCTCTTTATCATCTGTTTCTTTATCGGCTTCAGTTCCATCTTTTTTCTTTTCTTTATCATCTTTATCAGACTTCTTTTCATCCTCTTCTCTTACTCTCTGTTTTTTCAGCCGCTCTCCTATATTCTGAAAGAGTTTTTCGCTGTCCGAGCTCATCGAACCTCCCTTGTCTGACATATTTCGATGACCTCCCTGGCAAGTGCCTCATAATTTTTAGCCCCTCGGGCTCTGCCGTCGTATTCAAAGATCGATTTGCTGTTGCTCTGGGCTTCTTTTAGGGTTGTATTTGTTTTAATCAGAGTATCGAAGACTTTATCCTTAAAATAGTCATTGATTTTTTCAGTCATTTCTTTATGTAACCGAAGTCGGCCGTCATGCATTGTGATCAATACTCCCATTATTTTGAGATCGGAATTTGTCTCTTCCTGTATCTCCTCAATGGTTGAAAGCAGCATATCTATGCCGTAAAGAGCATAAACTTCAGCCTGCATGGGAATAATTACATAATCAGAAGCACTCAGAGCATTGATTGTCAATATACCGAGGGCAGGCGGACAATCTATAATTATAAAATCGTATTCTTCTCTGATTGAATTGGTTATAGATCTGGATAATAATGAAGCTGAACTTATTCGACGTGTGAATTCAATTTCGGCGCCGGAGAGTTCAAAAGCAGATGGTATTATATCCATCCTTTCGTGATCGCTGCTTTTGATAACACTTCCCAAAGGCAGTTCTTTATCCTTTAAGACGTCATATATTGACTGTTTTTGAGCATAACAATCAATACCTACTGTATTGGAAAGATTCATCTGCGGGTCAAGATCCATAATCAATGTATTTTTATCCTGTTCGGCCAGTGCATAACCCAGATTATGTGTAGTTGTTGTTTTGCCTACTCCACCTTTTTGGTTTACTATGCTGATTATATTTGCCATTTTATCACCTCTAAATGTTATCTTATAACACCTTTTGTGTTAATGTATAGTTTCTTTATTGATAAAAAAATTCCTGCTGCTTTAGCTTTTTTATTTGCAGATGAGCAGAGAAAAACAGGAAATATTATTCATACTTTTCAAAAATAATTATATACATATTTATATATTTCTGAAACTTCACAAATATTTAAATGTATAATTACATATCTGTACAAATAAATATTTAAGAAAATTAAAAAATATTTATTTGTATCAATGTATAGATGTATAAATATATATTTATAAATATTACAAA from Halarsenatibacter silvermanii carries:
- a CDS encoding ParA family protein is translated as MANIISIVNQKGGVGKTTTTHNLGYALAEQDKNTLIMDLDPQMNLSNTVGIDCYAQKQSIYDVLKDKELPLGSVIKSSDHERMDIIPSAFELSGAEIEFTRRISSASLLSRSITNSIREEYDFIIIDCPPALGILTINALSASDYVIIPMQAEVYALYGIDMLLSTIEEIQEETNSDLKIMGVLITMHDGRLRLHKEMTEKINDYFKDKVFDTLIKTNTTLKEAQSNSKSIFEYDGRARGAKNYEALAREVIEICQTREVR